One genomic window of Pseudomonadota bacterium includes the following:
- a CDS encoding transposase, which translates to MKRRNFSASFREEAVKLVREGGRSAGKAAKELGLSESALRRWIEASDVEQGSKAGLTMAEKSEIRELKRENATLRMERDILKKAVSFFAKENQ; encoded by the coding sequence ATGAAACGACGAAACTTCAGCGCCTCGTTCAGAGAGGAGGCCGTGAAGCTGGTGAGGGAGGGGGGCCGTAGCGCCGGCAAGGCAGCCAAGGAGCTGGGACTCAGCGAGTCGGCTCTGCGCCGCTGGATAGAGGCTAGCGACGTCGAGCAGGGAAGCAAGGCAGGGCTGACCATGGCCGAGAAATCCGAGATACGCGAGCTCAAGCGCGAGAACGCCACGCTACGGATGGAGCGCGATATTCTAAAAAAAGCGGTGAGCTTCTTCGCCAAGGAAAATCAATGA